The Arachis ipaensis cultivar K30076 chromosome B03, Araip1.1, whole genome shotgun sequence region GCTATTCAAATATATGGTAGATGAGATTCATACTGTGCATCTGGATTTGCTGTCAATAGAGGATTGGTTGTCAATCTTTATGGGGAATGCTTCTAGGCAGAGAAACAACGTTGATGAACTCCCGAAAGAACTATCAGCAGTTGGAGAAAAAATCGTCAACAAATTGGGAGCTCTTCCCTTGGCTGCAAAAATGACGGGGAGCCTTTTGCAAGATAAGCTGGATTTGAATCCTGAATGGGATAAGATATTGAGTGAATTTCTGGATGATGTGAATCTTCTTTCCATTGCTTTGGATACAGCTGATGGTGATGTGAATCTCCCCATTCCTTCATTTCTAGTGTTGTGCTATCTCGATCTCCCCGCACCGGTTAAACGGTGCTTTGCATATTTGTCACTATTTCCAAAGTCTTACCACTTCAGGCAGGAGGAGCTGATCTGCCAGTGGATGGCTCATGGCTTTCTGAAATATAATGAATCTGGTAGAAGCATGGAAGATGTTGGGGATGAATATTTCGGTTATCTAATAAAAAGGTCTTTCTTGCAACCTGCCTTTGGTTATCATGATACATTTATGATGCATGATCATGTTCATTACTTGGCAATTTACGTGTCTGAAGAATCATACAAGCACCATTTGTGTTATGATGGAAGGATAAAGGATTTTGCACTAGAATCTATTCTCAAACATGGAAGATCTTTGAGAACAATTATGCCAGTACATTTGGGATTTGAACGGGAAAGAAGTGAGTTCGACCCCGATCTGTGGGAGCGTGTGATTACGAAGTTGAGTAAGCATGTCTTTCAGGCCTTATCTTTATCACACTATAAGATCACTAGCTTGCCTGCTTCAATAGGAGGATTGACACATCTTTGCTATCTTAATGTTTCTTGCACTGACTTAAAGGAGATCCCAGATTCCATCTGTGACCTGATTAATTTGCAGACACTTTTACTGATTGGCTGCCGTTCCCTCACATCATTGCCCGACAGACTATGTAATTTGGTAAAGTTGCGTCGCCTTGATTTCCATGGAAGCAGCTTATGAAGGATGCCTCCAGATATTCACAATTTGACAAGTCTCCGGGTATTGACACACTTCATTGTTTCCGAGACCGGGCCAAGACTCGGACATTTAGCTGGACTCTCCAATCTCCAACGTCTGGATATTTCAAACTTGCAAAACGTGGGACATTCTAAGGATGCTTCAGATGCCAAACTGAGAGAGAAGAAGGGCCTTGCTGTTCTTCGGCTTTCATGGGACCATTATCTCAGTCGGAAAGGGAATGAAATGGAAGTGCTCGAGAATCTAGAACCACACCAAGACTTGAAAATCTTAGTAGTTGATTCTTATCACGGTTCAAGATTCCCGAAATGGTTGGGGGACCCATCTTACTCGTCTCTACAGAATCTGCATCTCTATGACTGTGAAAACTGCGACTCATTGCCGACACTGGGACTGCTGCCGACTCTTAGGGAGCTCTCTATTGGAGGGTTCACAAAAGTAAGTTCTGTAGGCCCTGAGTTCTACGGGGAGATGACTGCTTCGCAGAAGCCGTTTCAATCTTTAAAGGTTTTACAGTTTATGCATATGCCTGAATGGAAAGAATGGAACATAGTCCAAGGTATCGAGTTCCCACATCTGGTTAATCTTTGTATAATTGGGTGTCCCAAGCTAGTGGGAGATTTGCCTAAGCAACTTCCTTCTTTAAACAAGTTGGAGATCATTGAATGTACTCGCCTTGTGGCTCCGTGTCTGAATGTTCCCAATACTTGTGAAGTGATTCTACACAAAAGCCATGTAACCGTAATTAGAAAAAGCCACCTAGATACAGATACAGTTTCACAAATCACACCAAAACCCAACAACTCTGGTTTTCGAGGCAGATCCGTATTAAACAGATCTCTTCTTGGTTTTTCTTCAGATACAGCAAGCTCCCCAGAGCCAAAAGAGACTTCCTCAGTCATGCATAGTCATCAAGTTGATGCTAAACCAGACTCAAAATCTTCAATGGCTAAAGCTGATATTCCAATCACCACTCAAGCAGCTGTCATTCCTTCCACAACAGCTCCTTTGTCCAATGAAGAAGCAGGTGAAGTACTAAACGTTTCAACTGTATCACAATTGAAGTCATTGCCGCCCAGGCTGCACACCCTGAAAATTGAAGGGTGCGAGTCCTTGGAGGCCATACCCAACGATATACTAGCAAGATTAACTGCTCTTAAGGAGTTGTATATCATCAATTGTGGTTCTCTTACATCCCTCCCTTCCCTTGGTTCTGTCACAGCACTTTACATACGTAACTGCAGAAGATTGCAAAATCTGTCATCTTCTGAATCAGGAAAGCAGCTTGCCTTTCTCCACCATTTGTCCATTGGGAGTAATTGTGATTCTCTCGCTACTTTGCCCTTGAACCTCTTCTGGCAACTCAAAACTCTCTGCATATGGGATTGCCCCAATCTTCAATCTTTCCATTTAAGTGGAGAGGCTAGATGTGATCTTACATCTCTCGAGTCACTGGAGATTAGAGATTGCCCAAGGTTGAAATCTTTCCCAGAGAAAGGGCTGCATGCTCCAAGTCTAGTATCTCTTTTACTTTCCAATTGCGAGTCTCTTGAAAAACTGCCCAATGCTATGGACTCTCTTACATCTCTCAagtcattatttttacatagatGTCCACGGGTTGAATCTTTCCCACCTGGGGGTTTGTCTTCAAGTTTAGTTTTTCTCTCAATAGCATCTTGTGAAAAACTTTGGCCAAGAAAGGATTGGGGGCTAAATAATCTCAAATATCTCAGTAGATTTGAGCTCGAAGGTGGATGCATCGGCATGGAGTCATTTCCAGAGGAGAACTTGCTTCCTTTCAATCTTGATTCTCTGTCTCTAAGTACGCTGAAGCATCTCAAAAAGCTGGACAACAAGGGGTTTCAACACTTGAATTCTCTTCGGTCACTTGAAATCCGTTGCTGTGAAATGCTTCAATCCTTGTTTGATGAAGGGTTCCCTTCTTCCCTGGAGCATCTTTGTGTCCAAGAATGTTCCTTGTTGACTCCAAGACTTAAATCCTTGAGTGGGGCCGAATTGCACAAGATGGCTCATATCCAACACATCCAAATTGATGGCCAAATACTCTACTGAGGTCGGAAGCACCTACTAGCCGATACAGCAAAAATAGACAAAATGTTTATGTAATCTGTATCTGCTTAGATAAGCATATGTTGATTCAAAAAGTGCCTATGTTGATCTAATAATAATGAGACAGCTTTAACTATATGTTCTGTTTCTTGTCTTGGCTATATGTTCATTTGAGGTTAAGACATTAGGAGTTTGGTAGTTGGTGGATATCCCATAGACATTGCTGATGTAGGAGGCCCATAGTTGGACCCAATCTTTTCATATCAATGCAATTTCTTATCTTAGTGCAAAAAAAAGTATTAGTTAAATCAGTATACTTTGTGATGCActattttctgattttttttttcttttttattagtcTTTGTTATATATGTTTAAAGGCTTCAGAAGATATTTTCAGAACTAAAAGTCTAAAACTTAACTTTATATATTGTCTTAGATCTCATAAATAAGTTTGAATCAGAACCtaaattttatacttaaaatCTAAATCTGAATGAAACTTTTTCGCGACTTACAAGTcttgaaatctgaatttgaacGAATCTTTTTTTCTGTCTTGGAAAAATGTTTGTAACCACGAGTAAACCTCGTACGGATGTCAATGGGGCGGGGCGGGTGTTCGCCCCGTTTTTCGCCATGGGAGAATAATTGTCCTCATATCCGTTTTCTGTATTTCCTGCATTTTCTGCGGGTCCCATTCTCCATCTCCCTATGTTTAACATTTATAtggaaattataataaaaaatatcaaaaataccaaaaaacaaactacaaaatattattacaagcaCACAAATATATTCAAAATtataagtccagaaatataacatACCAAATTATAgtccataaaataaaatcttaaacaatAGGGTTAGGATTTTTTAATGAGTGAAATTACTAAAAGAACCCCTATATTAGAAATAAAGTAAGAGTTATTAAGTAAGTtcaaaaattcgaaaaattattGGGAATGGGACGGGGATTTCCATTCGGAGCGGTCCCGCGGGAATCCCCACCTCCTGTGGATTTTTGACACCCCTAAAACCTCATTTCTTATGCACTTTTAGCCATTTCAAGGGTCTCATATCTTATGCTTGCTTATAATATACAAATACTCTTATTCTATaagttgagtttgaaaaactaaatattaattaaagtcatgaacaaacattattaagtCATTTGTTTATATGATTTTGTTGTGGTTGTGTGCAAAAAATTCACACACACAGGCCCAAGGTATAAACAAGCAAGGTCCTTCAAATAGCAAAACCACACATACAAATCTTAACAAATTCCAATTCAACTATAGCAACAATCAGATCTAAAATTGAATGGCTGAATCACgaggaagaaagaaaacaaatagCCCAAAGAAAAGATTCAAGTTCGTTCGGTGAATCCACCAAAACTCACCATTCAAAAATTTAAACCCcaagttcaattcaattgaatTTCATCTAACTTTCACCAAAAGTCaaactcttttttctttctcctctctttttctcttctaTCACATCACTCtcaacaaagaagaaagaaagaataaaaaaaatttggggcTAGATTTCAGTGAAGAACGAAAAGTTTGTTACCAAGTTCAAGCAAGTTTTTGGGTTACAACAAAAGAAAAGATTGCATTCGGTCAGAGCATTTCAAAGGCTGATTTCTTCATTTGAGCTACACCAACAAATCGTGAAGAAATCTGCGAAGTCTCAAACACAAATAAAACAACCATGGAGAATGTGAAGTCAATCAAGCTCAGTAGCAAATCCACGGTCTAAAATCAAACTTAGGGCCAAATAAAGAATTTACGGTcaagataaaaaaattagaagaaaaaggatgaaagagaagGTATGTTACATGTCAATGATTCGGCCATCTCTCTGTTCTGATGATGTCGCTGTAAAACCTGATGCTGGAGAAGAAGACAGCAAAGGGATTGAACTTGTTTCAACTTTGAAAGTTTCACTCTTCTAAAATAAAGATGAATGGCCAAAGGTTGAAGGCAAGAGAGAAAAATAGAGCACTGAGTTCAGTTCTCATAACTTTCTAAGCTGTTCTAAGTTCTTCCCCTTCATGGTTCTCATTTAGTATTTCTTTTTTCAGTTTATTCTGTTTGAGTCTCATTGAAAAAGacaaacatggtgaggtttgtaagaaaaaaccAATGAGAGAAAAAAAACAGTGAGCTAGATTTGGAGAAAAAGTCTAAGTTAtctaaaaaattttttgtatgtttttctgttttGTGTCATGATCCTGTTGAGATTTCCTTACaaattgggttagcactttgttgTTGAATGCTAGGTttgagtcctagtcaagttcAGGTTAGGATAGAATCTTGACTTGTCCCAGATAGAATTTGGTAGATCCTAAGGAGAATTGGTGATTATAATCAGTTGAAAGATAGTAAAATTATGTCAcaattgtgatggagactggatgtagactATATTGCATTgggtagctgaaccaggatacatatGTGTGTCACTCTCTACTCTCTTCTCTATTTTTGATTCTGTAATTCaggagataaaaagaaaatatctCCTAACGTGAAGAGAGACAAAAACAAAATATCTCCTAAGTTTTCTTAAATAAAGCAAAAGTTAAAagtcagcaaaaaaaaaaaagccaagatTTAACCTCTTTTTTTAGCCATTGATAATTGATGGTTTTCAGTAGCTAAGAGaatggggggttgaatcttagctcgTTTTTTACTTGgtaacacttgctggtctttgaaacaacttctgggaattttttgtctttttgtctcgtaaccagccacgagactttttcttttgtctcgtacccagccacgagacttttctttctGTCTCGTCGATCAGCACgaaatatttttcagttttatctcctgtgcagcagaaacagaaatggagtataagagagagaaaattatactcagatatatcttggttcagctgctaagtgcagtgcagcctacatccagtctccatcacaaagatgatggaatttcactataatcattcttgattacaatcaccaattttccctaggaactacccttcctatctgggacaagtccagaatctaaaccccaatcctgaacttgacttggtcactgccaagctttcaactgctaagtgctaacccaacttgcaaggagattcccacagaatcatgaaacacaacacagatgtacaaaagacctctaaggacatctatggctttttcttttaattttgtgctctctgccttttttcgctctatggctttttcattacaaacctcactgtttgcctttttccatgagactcaagacagacaaaattaaacagaaaaatacaaaatgaagaatattgaaggagaagaaattcggttagcttaggtagctctgagaatcatgtgctttgcactctcactccttgcctCAAGCCATGGCTGTTtacccttacttatagggagaagcctccacggttgaaaccaaaaacaaaaccaagctaattttcttcttcttcaagtaaGAACCGGTTTGGTCAGAAAGAGAGAAGATATAactcatgcaaaacccaacatgcaattacctctagtccttccttggtcaccaacaATCATCAATTCGAGCCTTCCATCTTGCCTTGCTCTCTAAGATGAACTCCTAGCCCTTGATGCATGcttgatgatgacagcttcatCTGCTCTAATCTCTGCCTCTttcatcacgtagccactgtagctaccttttgtgatggttgagcagaatcagagacaagccatccctccaaggatcaTCTTCTCTGACCAAAATCTTctcttccatttttggtatggagaagccaagatctcttcaccaaatcttaccacaaATGATGAGAATCTTAAccacagcatacttttagttttctttttcttgccatcattgtgatggtcttgttgcttgaactttcttctttttggtggCTCAATGTTTCTTCCATAGCTTGTTGTGTAATGACCGAAAACAAGAAGAAAggtgagagagaggagagagaaatttGAACACTAACTAATAGATTTTGATGAAGTAAATTAAATTTCTACTTCCCTTGCATTAGGTAGCGTGTAGCATGATGATGTCCATCAAATCAAGGACCaactctctctcatgtttccaatgcatGTATTAACTTCACTTTAATGAAATTTAAATTCCATATGATGAAAGAatgagatccgttggaagcaatgAAATTTTGCTTTCTTTGCTTAATGGTTTCGGACCATGCAAGCTTGCCTTCAAGCAATTTTATTTTGGGTTTTAGTTTACGTGGTTCTGGCCCAATTAATCACAAATTGCTTCAGCCACTTAATGTAATATATATTGAACAAAACTAAAAAGTACTTTGGGGCTTGCAGTAATAAATCAAACTGgcccaataaaataattcaaccaACATAATCATATTTAACATCAAGGCTGAAGGTAAGATACATATATGGGCTTGCaatattttttctatatttttggcCTAATTAAAATCTACATGAACAAAATTATCAATCAatacatatgaattaaaaacaaattgacaattctgtaatttaattaaattaataatgtttgttcatcatcaaaataaatttagagtttttcaaacttatcaataattattatataaGACAAAATAATTATGGTCCAAAACTCCAAATGGGTATGAAAGAGTATGATAGTCATGGCTCCTGGTTGGAGTGTGGGATTGTGAGCATGAAGTTGTCTAACTGTCACTATGGACCTATGGTGGTTGTCCGCCATTTCTGAAGATTTGGACCATTAAACTTGTGAACCCAACAATAGTGAGATTTGGACCATTAACTTGTGAACCCAGATAAAAATAATCTTTAAAAGtactttattttaaattaatagcCATGTTGTAATAGAAAATTAATAAATAGGTTTTTCTGATAATAAAACTGTATTTTATCAAAAAATAATTGAAGGTTCTTTATATCTTAGAAAAGAGAGTTTGAATCTAtgacttttttttaaatttgatcaaTTTAGGGTCCGTTTAGGAACTCCAaaagctacttttttttttttttttttttacttttgacttataaaaagttacattaatagtgtttggtacaattttttagataaacttttaacttttcaaaaagttatttaagagcttttgaaaaagttaaaaaatgtgacttctcctattttcaaaagctattttatcactcTTATTTAATGCACAACTTTAAAACAAAAACTTCTATAATAACTTtctaaacacaaaataacttatttaaaagttgttattaataaaagtccttatattttaagcttctttttcaaaagaacttatttaaaaaGTTTAGCCAAACTGGCCCTTAGTCTCAAACTAAAAAGTAAAACTATTCTTTTGTTTTAACTGTAAGATTGATTATGCAGgaaacaatttcattttgtctcatagaGAATGAAATTAGAAACAGAGCAGGAAAGAGAAAATGACTTAGTCATATATCCTGGTTCATCTATTTTGTGTAATATAGCTTATATAAAGTCTCCACCActgttatcttttcaaaaatttacaTTCATCAATTTCCTAGGATTCTATCCAATCTTATCCGGAACAAACTAAACTTCTACTCAAACTTGATTTGACTTGGTTCACTCTCGACTCTCAACcactaagtgctcacccaacttaaTAAGGGAATCCTCTAAGGATCATgaaacaaaacagaaatacaaTCAAAAGAGATATGACATAAATATTGGTTTTTCTCTCCAAGTTACCTCTCTTTGCATTTTCTCTCAATGACTTTTTCTTAATACCTTACATATATGCCTTTTTCATTGAATCAAAACCAAGAAAGATAACGCATAAAAACTGAATATTCAATGATAACCCATGAAGGAGATGATGTAGAACAGTTCAAATTCTATAAGCTTAACTCAGATTTTAAACTCTCAAATATTACCTTTCGTTTGGGATAAATGATCTCTTTAGTGTACGTGCATATCTTCTAAAACTTCAGACTTGAATAGTGAAAGTTTTGGTTAGGTttggatttgaaaatttttctccTTCCTAAACTTTGATTCTTTCCTCTTTTTGTATGAGGTAACCAAGCAAACAAAGTTAACACATTGAATATTAAGCTAGCAAAAGTCTTCTActtctttctaaaaatttagaCTAGAAAATCAAGAATTAAGAACAGAGATAAGTAGCACAGAAGAGAGATGAGCAGCAACAGTTCCATTGATATGAGTTCTTTAATGTATTATCCAAATCTAAATCTTTAATCTTGTTGCTTTAGCCCCAAGTTTCAATGTCAGTCATTGATTTACAGCAGAAGAAAGTAGCCTCTATTTTCTTCTCTGTGCTTTACCCGAAATGACAAAGCTCCACCAGCAACAAATATCTTTTTCCTTCGTGAAGCTAATGAATTAGGCTATGGTCTTGGTCCAAGTAGCTACACTTCAAACATTTGGTTCTATTATTTGGGCTACACAATTAATTTTTGGGCCTGAGAAGATGAGGCTCTAGCTTCAATAGTTTATGAAATTCTTATTTCCTTTGATTAAAGATCGGcaactttattttttaaaattatcacTACCCGAACAGATTGGACATAGTGCAGCATCAATGAGTctcaatatatatatttttgttagaTCAGAAAGGCAGCGGCTTGTAACTCCATTCAATGTTCAATTATCCCAAAATAGTTTAGCATATTTTGTCAATTTCAGCTATCATATGGGTTTGTACAACAACACTTACATCAAACAAATTTTTGGACTTTCAACCCAACCAAATATATATTTGttataaaaaatatcattatTATCTTTTAAACTCAACAATAATGTTAAAGAGCcaatagaatttattatttttgtctaataattaatcaataatatttaaaaatattaactaaaaaacATATTAATCTATTAGTAATATATTAAAACAGAGCACAAAGTAATTTCTAGATGCATTGTTAGTCTTTTAGCTTTCTAATATTATGCCACATCAGCTTAAATGCCTAATTTAAATAAATCCCCATAATAATTCTTAAAATTCACGAGATTACCCAATTTAATTCTTGGGATTTCAATTTTACTATAGTGGTCCCCAAATTGAGCTTCGACTATCATAATGGTCATTGAGTTCATCTCCGGCGATGACTCAGTGAATCAGTGCTGATGTGGCTATCATGTGCCACATTGGACTCACTCTGACCCCACACCCCTCCTCTCCttcccctctttctctctctctaccACACTCTTCTCCTACG contains the following coding sequences:
- the LOC107629659 gene encoding putative disease resistance RPP13-like protein 1, with the translated sequence MMGRALLSSFLSDLVDNIKRIITSQTKASMVTPLQMVMSTLLALDAVVDSAEEKQFRGGRSAQVVKKWLNKVQDALYQVDELLLQILTPISSTPDLHQLPKEFKDQILDTLPNLESLVQQIDILGLTFEPAMKRWMKSSGGLYSTSAVLDKYPKDDIFVRNAEVESILDYLLSTSTESKQHIKVINIVGLAGVGKTALANVLFSNHKVTDSFEIIAKIFVSNTATSLMVKDILQPGFGNFYGDHDLHKLCEILESRCRGKKCLLVLDDIIIEDRLQDWRKLIASFETGAARGSAIIHTSIPHRDPMLFKYMVDEIHTVHLDLLSIEDWLSIFMGNASRQRNNVDELPKELSAVGEKIVNKLGALPLAAKMTGSLLQDKLDLNPEWDKILSEFLDDVNLLPIPSFLVLCYLDLPAPVKRCFAYLSLFPKSYHFRQEELICQWMAHGFLKYNESGRSMEDVGDEYFGYLIKRSFLQPAFGYHDTFMMHDHVHYLAIYVSEESYKHHLCYDGRIKDFALESILKHGRSLRTIMPVHLGFERERSEFDPDLWERVITKLSKHVFQALSLSHYKITSLPASIGGLTHLCYLNVSCTDLKEIPDSICDLINLQTLLLIGCRSLTSLPDRLCNLVKLRRLDFHGSSL
- the LOC110269966 gene encoding putative disease resistance protein At3g14460, producing the protein MPPDIHNLTSLRVLTHFIVSETGPRLGHLAGLSNLQRLDISNLQNVGHSKDASDAKLREKKGLAVLRLSWDHYLSRKGNEMEVLENLEPHQDLKILVVDSYHGSRFPKWLGDPSYSSLQNLHLYDCENCDSLPTLGLLPTLRELSIGGFTKVSSVGPEFYGEMTASQKPFQSLKVLQFMHMPEWKEWNIVQGIEFPHLVNLCIIGCPKLVGDLPKQLPSLNKLEIIECTRLVAPCLNVPNTCEVILHKSHVTVIRKSHLDTDTVSQITPKPNNSGFRGRSVLNRSLLGFSSDTASSPEPKETSSVMHSHQVDAKPDSKSSMAKADIPITTQAAVIPSTTAPLSNEEAGEVLNVSTVSQLKSLPPRLHTLKIEGCESLEAIPNDILARLTALKELYIINCGSLTSLPSLGSVTALYIRNCRRLQNLSSSESGKQLAFLHHLSIGSNCDSLATLPLNLFWQLKTLCIWDCPNLQSFHLSGEARCDLTSLESLEIRDCPRLKSFPEKGLHAPSLVSLLLSNCESLEKLPNAMDSLTSLKSLFLHRCPRVESFPPGGLSSSLVFLSIASCEKLWPRKDWGLNNLKYLSRFELEGGCIGMESFPEENLLPFNLDSLSLSTLKHLKKLDNKGFQHLNSLRSLEIRCCEMLQSLFDEGFPSSLEHLCVQECSLLTPRLKSLSGAELHKMAHIQHIQIDGQILY